The following are encoded in a window of Ensifer adhaerens genomic DNA:
- the arsC gene encoding arsenate reductase (glutaredoxin) (This arsenate reductase requires both glutathione and glutaredoxin to convert arsenate to arsenite, after which the efflux transporter formed by ArsA and ArsB can extrude the arsenite from the cell, providing resistance.), whose product MDATIYHNPACGTSRNTLEMIRAAGIEPDIIEYLKSPPSRDALARMISDAGLTVRQAIREKGTPYAVLGLNDPNLTDDQLLDAMLKDPILINRPFVVTPLGTRLARPSEAVLDILPDAFKGAFFKEDGEQVLDQEGKRVV is encoded by the coding sequence ATGGACGCCACCATCTATCACAACCCCGCCTGCGGCACGTCCCGCAACACGCTGGAGATGATCCGCGCAGCCGGGATCGAACCTGATATCATCGAGTATCTCAAGTCACCGCCGTCGCGCGACGCGTTGGCAAGGATGATCTCCGATGCCGGACTGACCGTCCGACAGGCGATCCGCGAGAAGGGCACGCCTTACGCGGTACTGGGTCTCAACGACCCGAACCTGACGGACGACCAGCTGCTCGACGCGATGCTGAAGGACCCGATCCTCATCAATCGTCCGTTCGTCGTCACGCCGCTCGGCACCAGGCTTGCGCGACCCTCCGAGGCCGTGCTCGACATCCTGCCGGATGCCTTCAAGGGTGCCTTCTTCAAGGAAGACGGCGAGCAGGTCCTCGATCAGGAGGGCAAGCGCGTTGTCTGA
- the arsH gene encoding arsenical resistance protein ArsH produces the protein MRRASALSEIFPALQERHLRQPDIDALRPAFSTHKPRILILYGSLREVSYSRLLAHEARRLLERLGCEVRMFDPRGLPLPDEAPVSHPKVQELRDLSQWSEGQVWVSPERHGAMTGIMKAQIDWIPLSLGSIRPTQGKTLAIMEVSGGSQSFNALNQMRVLGRWMRMITIPNQSSVAKAYQEFDADGRMKPSSYYDRVVDVCEELVKFTLLTRDASAHLTDRYSERKEHAAELEKRVSLRSI, from the coding sequence ATCAGGAGGGCAAGCGCGTTGTCTGAAATTTTTCCCGCCTTGCAGGAGCGGCATCTTCGCCAACCTGACATTGACGCGTTGCGTCCGGCGTTCTCGACGCACAAGCCGCGCATCCTGATCCTCTACGGCTCGCTCCGGGAGGTTTCCTACAGTCGGCTGCTCGCGCACGAAGCCAGACGCCTTCTCGAGCGGTTGGGGTGCGAGGTGCGGATGTTCGATCCGAGGGGGCTGCCGCTTCCCGACGAGGCGCCGGTCAGCCATCCGAAAGTGCAGGAGCTGCGCGACCTGTCGCAATGGTCGGAAGGCCAAGTCTGGGTTAGCCCCGAGCGCCACGGCGCGATGACGGGCATCATGAAGGCCCAGATCGACTGGATTCCCCTGTCCCTGGGATCGATCCGGCCGACGCAAGGCAAGACGCTGGCGATCATGGAAGTCTCCGGCGGCAGCCAGTCCTTCAACGCCCTGAACCAGATGCGCGTGCTCGGCCGCTGGATGCGGATGATCACGATCCCCAACCAGTCGTCGGTCGCCAAGGCCTACCAGGAGTTCGACGCCGACGGCCGCATGAAGCCGTCGTCCTACTACGACCGCGTCGTGGATGTCTGCGAGGAACTGGTGAAGTTCACGCTGCTGACACGGGACGCCTCGGCCCACCTTACAGACCGCTACAGCGAGCGGAAGGAGCACGCGGCCGAGTTGGAGAAGCGAGTGTCACTGAGATCGATTTAG
- a CDS encoding GDCCVxC domain-containing (seleno)protein: MDDGRHLKAFVAEAQSVTIQLRSTLSCPNCGQRATETMPTDACQFFYDCNGCGMMLRPKSGDCCVFCSFGDVPCAPIQEAKHNNGAASCCVGS, encoded by the coding sequence ATGGATGACGGGCGTCATCTGAAAGCATTCGTTGCCGAGGCACAAAGTGTGACCATACAGCTTCGATCAACCCTCAGCTGTCCCAATTGCGGCCAGCGGGCTACGGAAACGATGCCCACCGACGCCTGTCAGTTTTTCTATGATTGCAATGGATGCGGTATGATGCTCCGGCCAAAATCCGGGGACTGCTGTGTGTTCTGTTCCTTTGGCGACGTGCCTTGCGCGCCAATCCAGGAGGCCAAACATAACAACGGAGCCGCAAGTTGTTGCGTCGGTTCCTAA
- a CDS encoding DUF6494 family protein — protein MSEDAFNMSIRKFLKEVGITSQRKIEEAVRGGQFGGEKLKVRMTLTAEGTGLNHVVNGEIELP, from the coding sequence ATGAGCGAAGACGCCTTCAACATGTCGATCCGCAAGTTCCTGAAAGAAGTCGGTATCACCTCGCAGCGTAAGATCGAAGAGGCCGTGCGCGGGGGGCAGTTCGGCGGCGAGAAGCTGAAGGTGCGCATGACGCTGACGGCGGAGGGCACTGGTCTCAACCACGTGGTGAACGGTGAGATCGAACTTCCATAG
- a CDS encoding SDR family NAD(P)-dependent oxidoreductase: MRKSAPDFSLEGKVTLVTGASRGIGRACALACAAAGSDIVLGVRDVAASAGLIAEIEGAGRKVLPVELDIPNKAHIAQAVDAAVSAFGRIDVLVNNVGVAPGNLAELVEEKDLDEILDVNIKGTFLMTQAVGLHMIARNGGRIISISSQAGTVALRGEAIYCMSKAAINHLTRCLAAEWARYNVTVNTVSPTFIHTDGTAPFLSDAENRKATVDHIPLGRIGETDDVVGAVVFLASPAASLITGANLLVDGGWSVA, translated from the coding sequence ATGCGGAAGAGTGCGCCGGATTTCAGCCTTGAGGGCAAGGTGACTTTGGTGACGGGCGCGAGCCGTGGCATTGGACGTGCTTGCGCACTTGCCTGTGCTGCAGCAGGCTCAGATATTGTCTTGGGGGTCCGCGATGTCGCAGCGTCCGCGGGCCTGATCGCCGAAATCGAGGGCGCGGGACGAAAGGTTCTCCCTGTTGAACTGGACATTCCCAACAAGGCCCATATCGCACAAGCCGTCGACGCGGCGGTTTCTGCATTCGGTCGGATCGACGTCCTCGTCAACAATGTCGGCGTGGCCCCGGGCAATCTTGCGGAACTCGTTGAGGAGAAGGACCTTGACGAGATACTCGATGTCAACATCAAGGGCACCTTCCTGATGACACAGGCAGTGGGCCTTCACATGATCGCGCGAAATGGTGGCCGGATCATCAGCATTAGCTCACAGGCCGGTACGGTCGCACTGCGCGGAGAGGCAATCTATTGCATGAGCAAGGCGGCAATTAATCACCTCACGCGCTGCCTTGCAGCCGAATGGGCACGCTATAATGTCACCGTAAACACCGTATCCCCGACATTCATCCACACGGATGGTACAGCACCGTTTTTATCCGATGCCGAAAATCGCAAAGCGACGGTCGATCACATTCCACTCGGCCGGATCGGGGAAACCGATGATGTGGTGGGTGCCGTAGTCTTCCTTGCATCGCCGGCTGCGAGCCTGATCACCGGCGCGAACCTGCTGGTGGACGGCGGATGGTCCGTCGCCTGA
- a CDS encoding sulfite exporter TauE/SafE family protein, with product MNTTIKSTTSRSHPAAFGGGAIIGALGGLIGLGGAEFRLPLLIGAFNFAALEAVILNKAMSLVVVSCALPFRAGTIPFSQIASNWPIVLNLLAGSLIGAWFGAGWATRLKSETLYRVISVLLVAIAVVLVLGHGTSAGQPLLTGNWQIVAGISAGCVIGIVASLLGVAGGELLIPTLVLLFGADIKLAGSLSLAVSLPTILVGFTRYSRDQSFSVLGRNRVFVLIMAAGSVVGTFVGGLLLGIVPNSILLPALAVILLLSAVKVWRHG from the coding sequence GTGAACACTACGATCAAATCCACGACGTCACGCAGTCATCCGGCCGCTTTCGGCGGCGGCGCCATCATCGGCGCACTCGGCGGGTTGATAGGGCTTGGAGGGGCAGAATTTCGTCTGCCGCTGCTCATCGGCGCATTCAATTTCGCGGCCCTCGAGGCGGTGATCCTGAACAAGGCAATGAGCCTTGTCGTCGTGTCTTGCGCCCTGCCGTTTCGAGCCGGCACGATCCCTTTCAGTCAGATCGCATCGAATTGGCCGATCGTACTGAACCTTCTTGCAGGAAGCCTGATCGGTGCCTGGTTCGGCGCAGGATGGGCCACACGGTTGAAATCTGAGACCCTCTACAGGGTGATATCCGTTCTTCTTGTCGCAATCGCCGTCGTGCTGGTGCTTGGCCACGGCACCTCGGCGGGTCAACCGCTTCTGACCGGAAACTGGCAGATTGTCGCCGGTATATCCGCCGGCTGCGTGATCGGCATCGTTGCGTCGCTGCTGGGCGTCGCCGGGGGCGAGTTGCTCATTCCGACGTTGGTTCTGCTCTTCGGCGCGGACATCAAGCTCGCCGGTAGCCTCTCACTGGCGGTGAGCCTTCCTACAATTCTGGTAGGCTTTACCCGCTACAGCCGCGACCAGAGCTTTTCGGTTCTGGGTCGCAACAGGGTGTTCGTCCTCATCATGGCCGCGGGATCGGTGGTGGGGACGTTCGTCGGCGGTCTACTCCTCGGCATTGTCCCGAATTCGATCCTCCTTCCCGCACTCGCCGTGATCTTGTTGCTGTCAGCCGTGAAGGTCTGGCGGCACGGCTGA
- the arsK gene encoding arsenite efflux MFS transporter ArsK, with protein MHTIKVPAGIVSALGVTQIIGYGTLYYSFSILAPGMAKDLGISLERVFAVFSVSLFIGGLSAPFIGRHMDKIGAATVMTLGSALAALTLVLCAWSPSVSLFVLAIVLLEVSSGMVQYQAAFATLVESEPRTASRSITYLTLIGGFASTIFWPIAAALTGYLTWREIYLVFAVLNLIVCMPLHYWIMRAGRLSSKTDETRTREVVVGALEPQARRRGMLLVSFAFSLSGFTLAAILAHMVPMLGAIGLGSAAVLIGSLFGPAQVMSRLINMVFGKSLSPPALAIVSAALMVTGAVILGVSGDWLPGAVAFAICLGLGSGINSIAQGSLPLYLFGSAGYGAITGKMAAARLATGAAAPFAFAAAMNHFGTTLSLFVIAALGTLGILAFVAVASSVRRDRVAR; from the coding sequence TTGCATACGATCAAGGTTCCGGCGGGCATCGTCTCCGCTCTCGGTGTCACGCAGATCATCGGCTACGGCACTCTCTACTATTCCTTCAGCATCCTCGCACCCGGAATGGCCAAAGACCTTGGCATCAGCCTGGAGCGGGTCTTCGCCGTCTTCTCGGTCTCGCTGTTCATCGGCGGCCTGTCTGCGCCGTTCATCGGCAGGCACATGGACAAGATCGGTGCGGCAACGGTGATGACGCTGGGGTCGGCCCTTGCGGCGTTAACGCTGGTGCTTTGTGCATGGTCGCCGTCTGTGTCGCTCTTTGTCCTTGCGATTGTCCTGCTCGAAGTGTCCTCCGGGATGGTCCAGTATCAGGCGGCCTTCGCAACACTGGTCGAAAGCGAACCTCGCACCGCGTCCCGCAGCATCACCTATCTGACACTCATCGGCGGCTTTGCCTCCACCATCTTCTGGCCGATCGCCGCGGCACTGACCGGATATCTGACGTGGCGGGAAATCTATCTGGTGTTCGCCGTCCTGAACCTTATCGTCTGCATGCCCCTACACTACTGGATCATGCGTGCCGGAAGGCTGAGTTCCAAGACGGACGAGACAAGAACCCGCGAGGTCGTTGTCGGCGCTCTCGAACCCCAGGCGCGTCGCCGTGGCATGCTGCTGGTCTCCTTTGCCTTCTCTCTTTCGGGCTTCACCCTCGCCGCGATCCTCGCCCACATGGTGCCGATGCTCGGCGCGATCGGACTTGGCAGTGCGGCGGTCCTGATCGGTTCCTTGTTTGGTCCGGCCCAGGTCATGAGCCGCCTGATCAACATGGTCTTCGGAAAGAGCCTGTCGCCGCCCGCGCTTGCGATTGTCTCTGCCGCTCTCATGGTCACTGGCGCGGTAATACTCGGGGTGTCAGGTGATTGGCTGCCCGGTGCGGTGGCTTTCGCCATCTGTCTTGGCCTTGGGTCAGGGATCAACAGCATCGCTCAGGGGAGCTTGCCCCTCTATCTCTTCGGGTCCGCTGGCTATGGCGCGATCACGGGCAAGATGGCTGCGGCAAGGTTGGCGACTGGCGCGGCCGCCCCGTTTGCGTTCGCAGCCGCTATGAACCACTTCGGGACAACCCTCTCGCTTTTCGTGATCGCCGCGCTGGGTACGCTTGGGATCCTGGCGTTCGTCGCTGTCGCCTCATCGGTGCGTCGCGACCGCGTTGCCCGATAA
- a CDS encoding ArsR/SmtB family transcription factor: MDDRQALSSFAALSQETRLSIVRTLVIAGPVGLAAGAIAERMGVSPSNVSFHLKELERSGLISQRRESRSIVYNASYDTLADLVTFLMEDCCAGHPGIRGSVERSASCCSSEV, translated from the coding sequence ATGGATGATCGTCAAGCCCTCTCCTCCTTCGCCGCGCTTTCACAGGAAACCCGACTTTCCATCGTGAGGACCCTGGTCATCGCCGGCCCGGTAGGTCTGGCCGCCGGCGCGATTGCCGAACGCATGGGCGTCTCTCCATCAAACGTCTCGTTCCACCTCAAGGAACTCGAACGATCAGGCCTCATCTCCCAACGCCGGGAGTCGCGCTCGATCGTCTATAACGCAAGTTACGACACGCTGGCCGATCTGGTGACTTTCCTGATGGAAGACTGCTGCGCGGGGCATCCCGGCATCCGCGGGTCCGTCGAGCGATCCGCCAGTTGCTGTTCAAGCGAAGTATAG
- a CDS encoding DUF6428 family protein — MSAIDNSQSDKTDISLGELLGRAAETPDLPLVFLYDGKPVKPGYHVTEVKAGHFSALDCGANPEAWSEIFVQLWDIEEGERTHMTAGKFSAIVRKVSERVRLDGSAKLTFEVSDGVRPMQLFCANAPVAEDGTLQVALTPRPASCKPRDRWLAEKGATEASCCSSSASKCCS; from the coding sequence ATGAGCGCGATCGACAATAGCCAATCCGACAAAACCGATATCTCGCTTGGGGAGTTGCTCGGCAGAGCCGCAGAGACACCGGACCTGCCCTTGGTCTTCCTGTATGACGGAAAGCCCGTGAAGCCCGGCTATCACGTGACCGAGGTCAAGGCTGGCCATTTCTCCGCGCTTGATTGCGGGGCAAATCCGGAAGCCTGGTCGGAGATTTTCGTGCAGCTGTGGGACATCGAGGAGGGCGAGCGGACCCATATGACGGCCGGGAAGTTCTCGGCCATCGTCCGCAAGGTTTCCGAACGCGTCCGTCTCGACGGCTCCGCAAAGCTGACCTTCGAAGTGAGCGATGGCGTCCGGCCGATGCAGTTGTTCTGCGCGAATGCTCCTGTCGCGGAAGACGGCACTCTCCAGGTCGCGTTGACGCCACGGCCTGCGAGCTGCAAGCCTCGGGACCGTTGGTTGGCCGAGAAAGGCGCTACGGAAGCCTCGTGCTGTAGTTCATCCGCTTCCAAATGCTGTAGCTGA
- a CDS encoding VOC family protein: protein MTNVLANWEVRVKIYGMQHVGFTVPNLEEAVRFFEVIFGAVTCLETGKVEADDAFMLRRLGVPSGRRIENIKVLRVGNGTNLEIFQYSGETGEEEPLKRNSQTGGFHLAFEVDDCERAAERLRAAGVDLLEGPTLVESGAMAGLTWLYLKAPWGQFLEIVSMPGPLGYESAGGPRQWSPVSGS from the coding sequence GTGACGAATGTTCTTGCGAATTGGGAGGTTCGAGTGAAGATTTACGGGATGCAGCATGTGGGGTTCACTGTGCCGAACCTCGAAGAGGCTGTCCGCTTTTTCGAGGTGATCTTCGGAGCGGTGACGTGCCTTGAAACAGGCAAAGTGGAAGCTGACGACGCGTTCATGCTTCGGCGCCTCGGTGTTCCCTCGGGCAGACGGATAGAGAACATCAAGGTTCTAAGGGTCGGGAACGGCACGAACCTCGAGATATTCCAGTACTCCGGCGAGACCGGCGAGGAAGAGCCGCTGAAGCGCAACAGCCAGACCGGTGGCTTTCACTTAGCCTTCGAGGTTGACGACTGCGAACGCGCGGCAGAGCGGCTTCGTGCCGCCGGCGTCGATTTGCTTGAAGGGCCGACTCTTGTCGAAAGCGGCGCGATGGCCGGGCTTACCTGGCTCTATCTCAAAGCTCCCTGGGGGCAGTTTTTGGAGATCGTCAGCATGCCGGGACCGCTCGGATACGAAAGCGCTGGCGGTCCACGGCAGTGGTCGCCCGTCAGCGGCAGCTAA
- a CDS encoding zinc-dependent alcohol dehydrogenase produces the protein MPQEILISTKQTFVLGNYEDGALLPGQIRGRTLCTLISQGTELGWANGHVFPIRPGYAAVFEVTEIGEDVDGVSVGDRRFAMGQHRSTQTHDARHTLALPDGLAPDRAVLARLMGVSMTSLMTTKARPGDRVVVSGAGPVGFLAAHLFAIGGYRVTVVDPDPVRRAQAGRSGIADCRASIGDASDLTGKVALVVDCSGHEGAIIDACRLVRKLGEVVMVGVPWRRATEFSAHELMQAVFFNLVTLRSGWEWEVPMLGRDFVWEELLEGYNNAPHSVFGGFSRALEWLSEGLIEVEGLIRHVTPDDPASLYSDIARRAIEQPFIVIDWA, from the coding sequence GTGCCTCAAGAAATCCTGATAAGCACAAAGCAGACATTTGTGCTCGGCAACTACGAAGACGGTGCGCTACTGCCCGGTCAGATCCGTGGGCGAACGCTCTGTACTCTGATCAGTCAGGGCACGGAGCTTGGCTGGGCCAACGGTCACGTGTTTCCCATCCGGCCGGGCTATGCGGCTGTCTTTGAGGTGACCGAGATCGGAGAGGATGTCGATGGCGTCAGCGTCGGTGACCGGCGCTTTGCAATGGGGCAGCATCGTTCCACGCAGACCCACGATGCCCGACACACTCTGGCGTTGCCGGATGGATTGGCCCCGGATCGCGCCGTTCTCGCCCGCTTGATGGGGGTGTCGATGACGAGCCTGATGACGACGAAGGCGCGTCCGGGTGACCGCGTGGTCGTTTCGGGGGCGGGGCCGGTTGGCTTCCTGGCTGCGCACCTCTTTGCGATCGGCGGCTATCGCGTGACGGTGGTCGATCCGGATCCGGTCAGGCGCGCTCAGGCCGGTCGAAGCGGAATTGCGGATTGCCGAGCGTCTATAGGCGACGCATCGGACCTGACCGGAAAAGTCGCCCTCGTCGTCGATTGTTCAGGTCATGAGGGTGCCATCATCGATGCTTGCCGTCTTGTCCGCAAGCTTGGTGAAGTCGTCATGGTTGGTGTTCCCTGGAGGCGGGCAACCGAATTCTCTGCGCACGAACTCATGCAGGCGGTCTTCTTCAACCTGGTGACGCTGCGCTCAGGCTGGGAATGGGAGGTTCCGATGCTCGGTCGCGACTTCGTTTGGGAAGAACTGCTCGAAGGGTACAACAATGCACCGCATAGCGTCTTCGGTGGCTTCTCGCGCGCGCTCGAATGGCTGTCTGAAGGCCTGATAGAGGTCGAAGGCCTGATCCGCCACGTGACGCCAGACGATCCCGCGTCACTCTATTCGGACATTGCGCGGCGCGCGATTGAGCAGCCCTTCATCGTTATCGATTGGGCCTAG
- a CDS encoding TetR family transcriptional regulator: MTNEDTEKSARKPRIRDAEATKARILDAAKKEFAKNGLGGARVDVIAEKANANKRMIYHYFESKERLFQTVLEDAYIDIRTAEQKLKLDDLEPTAALAKLVQFTWEYYLKNPEFITLVNSENLHRAKHLKKSEVIKAASRKFVNMVGDILERGAAQGVFRSGVDPVQLNITIAAIGYYYLTNRFTGSIIFERDLMAKEAIDERLQFNVDTIMRLVCA, translated from the coding sequence ATCACGAACGAAGACACGGAAAAATCTGCCCGAAAGCCACGCATCAGAGACGCCGAGGCAACGAAGGCGCGCATTCTGGACGCGGCCAAGAAAGAGTTTGCGAAGAATGGCTTGGGAGGCGCGCGGGTCGACGTGATCGCCGAGAAGGCCAACGCCAACAAGCGGATGATATACCACTATTTCGAGAGCAAGGAGCGGCTGTTCCAGACCGTTCTCGAAGATGCCTATATCGACATCCGAACGGCTGAACAAAAACTCAAGCTCGACGACCTGGAACCGACGGCGGCCCTTGCCAAACTCGTCCAGTTCACCTGGGAATATTACCTGAAGAACCCGGAGTTCATCACGCTGGTCAACAGCGAGAACCTTCACCGCGCGAAGCATTTGAAGAAGTCCGAGGTCATCAAGGCCGCCAGCCGCAAGTTCGTCAACATGGTCGGCGACATTCTCGAACGCGGCGCGGCACAGGGCGTGTTTCGGTCGGGCGTCGACCCTGTGCAGCTCAACATCACCATTGCAGCGATCGGCTATTACTACCTGACCAACCGTTTCACCGGATCGATCATTTTCGAACGTGATCTCATGGCCAAGGAAGCGATTGACGAACGCCTGCAGTTCAACGTCGACACCATCATGAGGCTGGTATGTGCCTAA
- a CDS encoding sugar ABC transporter substrate-binding protein has protein sequence MSTFIKDFIERETVSRRNFLFAAAAGVGAMAVPMAFGRGTAQAALTDPAIAWSYRDRASAYWNSVVSGGEAFVESLGKPKSALVSLINEGSTEKSLADIKAFLAKNNGNCAIACDANDSPNARPVVEAVQAAGAYISTIWNKTDDLHPWDFGDNYVSHMTWSDEKPAEQTARILFEAMGGEGGVVHLGGIAANNPAVERLNGLKNALKDFPNIELLDAQPADWDTQKGAALMASFLTRYGDKIKGVHCANDNIAYGVIEALRAEGIEDMPIVSYDGNPEAVQMVMDGKLLATVFTNPHWGGGISAALAYHAAIGSFKPSEEPKEHREFYGPTILVTAKDAAEFKAKYLDSVPTYNWTDFWGPSNGQIQY, from the coding sequence ATGTCGACCTTTATTAAGGATTTTATCGAACGCGAGACGGTAAGCCGTCGCAACTTCTTGTTTGCCGCTGCAGCCGGCGTTGGCGCCATGGCGGTGCCGATGGCGTTCGGTCGCGGCACGGCGCAGGCAGCATTGACGGATCCGGCAATTGCCTGGAGCTATCGCGACCGGGCGTCTGCCTACTGGAATTCGGTCGTTTCCGGGGGCGAGGCTTTCGTGGAATCGCTCGGCAAGCCGAAGAGCGCACTCGTCAGCCTGATCAACGAGGGGTCGACGGAAAAGTCGCTCGCCGACATCAAGGCGTTTCTCGCCAAGAACAACGGCAATTGCGCGATCGCCTGCGATGCAAATGACAGCCCCAACGCCAGACCCGTTGTCGAGGCGGTTCAGGCAGCGGGCGCCTACATTTCAACGATCTGGAACAAGACCGACGACCTGCATCCTTGGGATTTCGGCGACAACTACGTTTCCCATATGACCTGGTCGGATGAGAAGCCTGCTGAACAGACCGCGCGGATCCTGTTTGAGGCGATGGGTGGTGAAGGTGGCGTGGTGCACCTCGGTGGCATCGCCGCCAACAACCCGGCAGTCGAGCGCCTGAACGGCCTCAAGAACGCACTCAAAGATTTCCCGAACATCGAGTTGCTCGATGCGCAGCCGGCCGACTGGGACACGCAGAAGGGTGCGGCCCTCATGGCGTCGTTCCTGACCCGCTACGGCGACAAGATCAAGGGCGTACACTGCGCCAACGACAACATCGCCTATGGTGTCATCGAGGCCCTGCGCGCCGAGGGTATCGAGGACATGCCGATCGTTTCCTATGACGGCAATCCGGAGGCCGTGCAGATGGTAATGGACGGCAAGCTCCTGGCGACCGTCTTCACCAACCCGCACTGGGGCGGCGGCATCAGCGCGGCACTCGCCTATCACGCGGCGATCGGCAGCTTCAAGCCGTCCGAAGAGCCGAAGGAACACCGCGAGTTCTACGGCCCGACGATCCTGGTCACGGCCAAGGATGCCGCCGAGTTCAAGGCGAAGTATCTCGACTCCGTCCCGACCTACAATTGGACGGATTTCTGGGGGCCGTCCAACGGCCAGATCCAGTACTGA
- a CDS encoding ABC transporter permease yields MTRRLSRETLIKWAPLLVLIALVIFFTALNPTFFSSRNFARIAIAAAPALMVAVGVTFIIVMGSIDLSMEGTVSLTAVAFAFIFAHFGGSLAPSGWVAIPLVLLLGGVIGLLNGLVHVKLKIPSFMASLAMGFVGTGAAILLTGGDIVKVSDATFRGLLTVRLLGFPLMVYVAAFFLVVAWFIQTHTTLGRNFYAVGGGEDLAHASGLNVTRVRVTGFALAGVFYAIAAILVVARIGQAESVTGANFMFVSITSVVVGGVALWGGIGGVWNALVGVLIVNVIDNGMVVIGLPDFIQDGMLGLLVILAVVLSTDRKMLSFVK; encoded by the coding sequence GTGACACGTCGCCTATCGCGCGAAACCTTGATCAAATGGGCGCCGCTTCTGGTGCTGATTGCACTGGTGATCTTCTTCACCGCGCTCAACCCGACTTTCTTTTCCTCGCGGAACTTCGCCCGCATCGCGATTGCGGCAGCTCCGGCACTCATGGTTGCCGTCGGCGTCACCTTCATCATCGTCATGGGATCGATCGACCTCTCGATGGAGGGAACGGTCTCCCTCACGGCCGTGGCCTTTGCGTTCATCTTTGCCCATTTCGGTGGCTCGCTCGCCCCTTCCGGTTGGGTCGCCATTCCGCTTGTTCTCCTTCTCGGCGGCGTGATCGGACTGCTAAACGGGCTTGTCCATGTGAAGCTGAAGATACCGTCCTTCATGGCGAGCCTTGCCATGGGCTTCGTCGGGACGGGGGCCGCGATCCTGCTCACCGGCGGTGACATCGTCAAAGTAAGCGATGCGACCTTTCGGGGCCTGCTGACGGTGCGTTTGTTGGGTTTCCCGCTAATGGTCTACGTCGCTGCCTTCTTCCTCGTCGTTGCCTGGTTCATTCAGACCCACACCACGCTTGGCCGCAACTTCTACGCGGTTGGCGGCGGTGAGGATCTCGCGCATGCCTCGGGCCTCAATGTTACCCGCGTTCGCGTGACCGGCTTTGCGCTTGCCGGCGTCTTTTACGCCATTGCCGCAATCCTCGTGGTGGCGCGCATCGGCCAGGCGGAATCGGTGACCGGTGCGAACTTCATGTTCGTCTCCATCACGTCGGTCGTTGTCGGTGGCGTGGCGCTCTGGGGCGGCATCGGCGGCGTCTGGAACGCACTTGTCGGCGTGCTGATCGTGAACGTCATCGACAATGGCATGGTCGTCATCGGCCTGCCCGACTTCATCCAGGACGGCATGCTCGGCCTGCTCGTCATTCTTGCCGTCGTGCTTTCGACCGACCGCAAGATGCTTTCCTTCGTCAAGTGA